Sequence from the Silvibacterium dinghuense genome:
TCCGTCCATGCAGCATCTCGTCGAGATGGTGTACATGGGGAAAGGCGAGCTTGGTCGCCACGCGCAGCACCGGCGTCGCCACAATCAGCACCGCAGCACACCAGCCCGCGGCACGACGCCCTCCACGCCGCCAGGCCAGCAGAAACAGCAGCGGCCACAGCAGGTAGAACTGCTCTTCCACGCACAGCGACCAGGTGTGCTCGGTGAACCACTGCGCATCTCCCGGCACATAGTTGCGATAGAAGAGCGCCGAGCCGAGGATCGTCGCCAAGTGCAGCGGCGTGTGTATTGCGACGCAGAACGCGATCACGAAGAGCAGATACGCATAGAGCGGAGGCAGGATGCGGAAGGTGCGCCGCAGATAAAAGTCGGCAAGGCTCACCCGGCCCGTCTTCTCCTGCTCGCGCAGCAGGAGCGTGGTGATGAGGAAGCCGCTCAGCACAAAGAAGATTCCCACCCCGTCGCCACCCAGGCCGAAGAGAAAGTAAAGGACGAGCCCCTTCGCCGTGTGCGTGTTCACGACCCGGTAACGCTGCGTGAGGTGCAGCGCGATGACCATGAGAATGGCCACGGCGCGCATTCCATCGAGACTGGGAATGCGATGGCTGGGGATGCGTCGCTTCTGCGCCTGTACCTCGTCCACCGGCACCTCGTTTCTTTCCATGGAAGAACTTCAGGGGATTCCGCAAACCTGTTCAGGAACATCATACGAACCCCATCCGGCTCTCAGCTCGCGATTCGCGTGCCTGCAATCTTCCTC
This genomic interval carries:
- a CDS encoding acyltransferase family protein; its protein translation is MERNEVPVDEVQAQKRRIPSHRIPSLDGMRAVAILMVIALHLTQRYRVVNTHTAKGLVLYFLFGLGGDGVGIFFVLSGFLITTLLLREQEKTGRVSLADFYLRRTFRILPPLYAYLLFVIAFCVAIHTPLHLATILGSALFYRNYVPGDAQWFTEHTWSLCVEEQFYLLWPLLFLLAWRRGGRRAAGWCAAVLIVATPVLRVATKLAFPHVHHLDEMLHGRMDALMAGCLAAILIGTRPFESFYTRVVARIWWLLPLEFLVFSGAATLAAGVNYHNSIGFTIDSLCIALFLVWVSRNAEHWVGRILNWQPVVWIGVLSYSAYLWQTFFIHTDNPTRAKAMPWGFFLIWIAAALSYFVVEQPSLRMRKRIEARRTGHPGLSPLAPAPSGRE